In the Azospirillum formosense genome, one interval contains:
- the uxuA gene encoding mannonate dehydratase, whose protein sequence is MEQTWRWFGPDDVIRLNHIRQTGATGIVTALHQIPYGVVWSVEEIEERKAMIAADSSLGLRWSVVESLPVHESIKIGEGDLTPLFDNYRQSLRNLAACGVTTVCYNFMPILDWTRTDLAAPVPGGGTSLRFNAFEHAAFDVFMLERPGAEDDHSPEVLARARAWFDKASEADKKKLLANIMAGLPGAFDRYDIPGLRKMLDRYKDMSHGALRETLARFLREVIPTAEEVGVRMCIHPDDPPRPLMGLPRIVSNEDDLDFIVNVIDSEANGITFCTGSLGAGAKNDVPAMIKRFAPKVTFAHLRNVKKDPDGSFQEAEHLGGDVDMVSVVTTLLEEQKRRKDAGNPNWRIPFRPDHGHELLDDVGKKTHPGYPAIGRLRGLAEIRGVMTAVASMRQLPV, encoded by the coding sequence ATGGAACAGACTTGGCGTTGGTTCGGCCCGGACGATGTGATCCGGCTCAACCACATCCGTCAGACCGGCGCCACCGGCATCGTCACCGCCCTGCACCAGATCCCCTACGGCGTGGTCTGGTCGGTCGAGGAGATCGAGGAGCGCAAGGCGATGATCGCCGCCGACTCCTCGCTCGGCTTGCGCTGGAGCGTGGTGGAAAGCCTGCCGGTCCATGAGTCCATCAAGATCGGCGAGGGCGACCTGACCCCGCTGTTCGACAACTACCGCCAGTCGCTGCGCAACCTCGCCGCCTGCGGGGTGACGACGGTCTGCTACAACTTCATGCCGATCCTCGACTGGACCCGCACCGACCTCGCCGCGCCGGTGCCGGGCGGCGGCACCTCGCTGCGCTTCAACGCCTTCGAGCACGCCGCCTTCGACGTCTTCATGCTGGAGCGTCCGGGTGCGGAGGACGATCATTCGCCGGAGGTGCTGGCCCGCGCCCGCGCCTGGTTCGACAAGGCGTCGGAAGCCGACAAGAAGAAGCTGCTCGCCAACATCATGGCCGGCCTGCCGGGCGCCTTCGACCGCTACGACATCCCGGGCCTGCGTAAGATGCTCGACCGCTACAAGGACATGAGCCACGGCGCGTTGCGCGAGACGCTGGCCCGCTTCCTGCGCGAGGTGATCCCGACCGCGGAAGAGGTCGGCGTCCGTATGTGCATCCATCCCGACGACCCGCCCCGTCCGCTGATGGGCCTGCCGCGCATCGTCAGCAACGAGGACGACCTGGACTTCATCGTCAACGTCATCGATTCCGAGGCCAACGGAATCACCTTCTGCACCGGCTCCCTCGGCGCCGGGGCGAAGAACGACGTGCCGGCGATGATCAAGCGCTTCGCCCCGAAGGTCACCTTCGCCCATCTGCGCAACGTGAAGAAGGACCCCGACGGCTCCTTCCAGGAAGCCGAGCATCTGGGCGGCGACGTCGACATGGTGTCGGTCGTCACCACGCTCCTGGAGGAGCAGAAGCGCCGCAAGGACGCCGGCAACCCGAACTGGCGCATCCCCTTCCGCCCCGACCATGGGCACGAGCTGCTGGACGACGTGGGCAAGAAGACCCATCCCGGCTATCCGGCGATCGGCCGCCTGCGCGGTCTGGCGGAAATCCGCGGCGTGATGACCGCCGTGGCCTCGATGCGCCAGCTTCCGGTCTGA